One region of Termitidicoccus mucosus genomic DNA includes:
- a CDS encoding Gfo/Idh/MocA family oxidoreductase yields the protein MKTDIPHPRSADSIARRAFLKNILATGAVSILAPSVLLYSADTPAKGKAKKVSKKYKGEKVNLACVGIGNRGEQIIRALHDTGLANIVALCDTDMGAPHTLEILKRFPDIPRFQDFRQMFDKMGAQIEAVSIATPDFSHFPITILAMSLGKHVYVEKPMAHSFLQIELLMAAEKKYKVAAQMGNQGHSEANYFQFKAWSDAGIIRNVTKITAYMNSPRRWHDSSDLAFSKIAGYLPEQSVPDTLDWDCWLATEQYHKYNTGYINGEWRSWYDFGNGALGDWGAHIFDTAHEFLDLGLPSEVEAVKLEGHNHFIFPQASTLAFRFPKRGEKPPLDLTWYDGVKNFPPLPADMGEPVGGTDIPPPSTGTIETKKLPPGKIIYGEGLTFKGGSHSSTLKIIPEARAKDMASCLPEVPVSPSNHFANFLLACKGREKCRSSFAVAGPLCQMMDMGVIAQRLNAKLKFDRTTKQFTNNKLADDLLIGSPPRKGWEQYYAM from the coding sequence ATGAAAACCGACATACCACATCCCCGGTCCGCCGACTCCATCGCCCGCCGTGCCTTTCTCAAAAACATTCTCGCCACCGGCGCCGTTTCCATCCTCGCCCCGAGCGTGCTGCTCTACTCCGCCGACACCCCCGCCAAGGGCAAAGCCAAGAAGGTCTCAAAAAAATACAAAGGTGAAAAAGTAAATCTCGCCTGTGTCGGCATCGGCAACCGTGGCGAACAAATCATCAGGGCCCTCCACGACACCGGTCTCGCCAATATCGTCGCCCTCTGCGACACCGACATGGGCGCGCCCCATACCTTGGAAATACTAAAGCGTTTTCCCGACATCCCTCGTTTTCAGGATTTCCGTCAAATGTTCGACAAAATGGGCGCGCAGATCGAAGCCGTCAGCATCGCCACGCCGGATTTCTCGCACTTCCCCATCACGATTCTTGCCATGTCGCTCGGCAAGCATGTCTATGTCGAAAAACCCATGGCACACAGCTTCCTCCAGATCGAGCTCCTCATGGCAGCCGAGAAAAAATACAAAGTTGCCGCGCAGATGGGCAACCAGGGGCACTCTGAAGCGAATTATTTCCAATTCAAGGCATGGAGTGACGCCGGCATTATAAGAAACGTCACAAAAATCACCGCCTACATGAACAGCCCGCGCCGCTGGCACGATTCCTCTGACCTCGCCTTCAGCAAGATTGCCGGCTACCTGCCCGAGCAATCGGTCCCCGATACGCTCGACTGGGACTGCTGGCTCGCGACCGAGCAATATCATAAGTACAATACTGGTTATATAAACGGTGAGTGGCGTTCGTGGTATGATTTTGGCAATGGGGCTCTTGGCGACTGGGGCGCACATATCTTCGATACCGCGCACGAATTCCTCGACCTCGGTCTGCCCTCGGAAGTCGAGGCCGTGAAGCTCGAAGGCCACAATCATTTCATATTCCCGCAAGCCTCCACGCTCGCCTTCCGTTTCCCGAAGCGCGGTGAAAAGCCCCCGCTGGATCTCACCTGGTATGACGGCGTGAAAAATTTCCCGCCGCTTCCCGCCGATATGGGCGAACCCGTCGGCGGCACCGATATCCCTCCGCCATCGACCGGCACGATTGAGACAAAAAAACTCCCGCCTGGGAAAATCATCTATGGCGAAGGATTGACCTTCAAAGGCGGCTCGCACAGCTCGACGTTGAAAATCATTCCCGAGGCAAGGGCAAAAGACATGGCCTCGTGCCTGCCTGAGGTGCCGGTGAGTCCGTCGAATCACTTTGCGAATTTTCTGCTCGCCTGCAAAGGCCGCGAGAAATGCCGTTCCTCCTTTGCCGTGGCCGGGCCGCTTTGCCAAATGATGGACATGGGCGTGATCGCGCAACGTCTCAATGCAAAGCTTAA